From a region of the Eulemur rufifrons isolate Redbay chromosome 7, OSU_ERuf_1, whole genome shotgun sequence genome:
- the RPL12 gene encoding large ribosomal subunit protein uL11, which translates to MPPKFDPNEIKVVYLRCTGGEVGATSALAPKIGPLGLSPKKVGDDIAKATGDWKGLRITVKLTIQNRQAQIEVVPSASALIIKALKEPPRDRKKQKNIKHNGNITFDEIVNIARQMRHRSLARELSGTIKEILGTAQSVGCNVDGRHPHDIIDDINSGAVECPAS; encoded by the exons ATGCCGCCTAAGTTCGACCCCAACGAGATCAAAGTCG TGTACCTGAGGTGCACCGGTGGCGAAGTCGGTGCCACGTCTGCCCTGGCCCCCAAGATCGGCCCCCTGGGTCTG TCTCCAAAAAAGGTTGGTGATGACATCGCCAAGGCAACCGGTGACTGGAAGGGTCTGAGGATTACAGTGAAACTAACTATTCAGAACAGACAGGCCCAG ATTGAAGTGGtaccttctgcctctgccttgaTCATCAAAGCCCTCAAAGAACCaccaagagacagaaagaaacagaaaaaca ttaaACACAACGGAAATATCACTTTTGATGAGATTGTCAACATTGCCAGACAGATGCGGCACCGATCTTTAGCCAGAGAACTCTCTG GAACCATTAAAGAGATCCTGGGGACTGCTCAGTCTGTGGGCTGCAATGTTGATGGCCGCCACCCACATGACATCATAGATGACATCAACAGTGGTGCAGTGGAATGCCCAGCT agTTAA
- the ZNF79 gene encoding zinc finger protein 79 isoform X1 yields MLEEGVPPSSDTALPQEESTGEEGMAAGLLTAGPQVSWKFSAVNMNYSQEGWRHLVPTPRDRFKEGIPKKSRNLVLLGLPVSQSGVNSQLEQREGPWMLEGEDLRSSCPDWKIIPESPPEQASSEESSQDTNVEMAPGESDHRINELGKSFNLRPVLSPQQGVPTEVRPPRCETHTKSFKKNSKIIDPHRVKPYTCNECGKAFSYCSSLSQHQKSHTGEKPYECNECGKAFSQSSSLIQHQRIHTGEKPYKCSECGRAFSQNANLTKHQRTHTGEKPYKCSECDKAFSDCSALVQHQRIHTGEKPYECSDCGKAFRHSANLTNHQRTHTGEKPYKCSECGKAFSYCAAFIQHQRIHTGEKPYKCNACGKAFSQSANLTNHQRTHTGEKPYKCSECGKAFSQSTNLIIHQKTHTGEKPYKCNECGKFFSESSALIRHHIIHTGEKPYECSECGKAFNQSSSLSQHQRIHTGMKPYECSECGKAFRCSSAFIRHQRLHAGE; encoded by the exons GAGGGGTGGAGGCACCTGGTCCCCACTCCAAGGGACAGATTCAAGGAGGGGATACCAAAAAAGTCCAGGAACCTGGTCCTACTGG GACTTCCAGTTTCCCAGTCTGGCGTGAACTCCCAGTTGGAACAAAGGGAAGGCCCATGGATGTTGGAGGGAGAAGACCTACGAAGTTCCTGTCCAG ACTGGAAGATTATACCTGAATCACCACCAGAGCAAGCCAGTTCTGAAGAATCATCCCAAGACACAAATGTAGAGATGGCCCCCGGGGAGTCAGACCACAGGATCAATGAACTTGGGAAGAGCTTCAATCTGAGACCAGTCCTCTCTCCACAACAGGGAGTTCCGACAGAAGTGAGACCTCCCAGATGTGAAACACATACCAAGAGCttcaaaaaaaattccaaaataatagACCCTCACAGAGTGAAACCGTACAcatgtaatgaatgtggcaaagccttcagtTACTGTTCTTCCCTTTCTCAGCACCAGAAGagccacactggagagaagccctatgagtgcaatgaatgtgggaaggccttcagcCAGAGCTCCTCTCTCATTCAGCACCAGAgaattcacacaggagagaaaccttataaatgcagtgaatgtgggagAGCCTTCAGCCAAAACGCGAACCTCACAAAACACCAGCGAACTCATACCGGAGAAAAGCCCTACAAATGTAGTGAGTGTGATAAAGCCTTCAGTGACTGTTCAGCCCTCGTTCAGCATCAAAGAATTCATACCGGGGAGAAGCCCTATGAATGCAGTGACTGTGGGAAGGCCTTCCGTCATAGCGCAAATCTTACGAACCACCAGAGGACTCACACTGGGGAGAAGCCCTACAAATGTAGTgagtgtgggaaggccttcagtTACTGTGCAGCGTTCATTCAGCACCAGAGAATTCACACAggggagaaaccctacaaatgtaatgcatgtgggaaggccttcagcCAGAGTGCAAACCTCACAAACCATCAGAGGacgcacactggagagaaaccctacaagtgcagtgagtgtgggaaggccttcagcCAAAGCACAAATCTTATAATCCACCAAAAGacccacactggggagaagccatataaatgtaatgaatgtgggaaattctTCAGTGAGAGCTCAGCCCTTATTCGACATCATataattcacactggagaaaaaccttacGAGTGTAGTGAATGTGGAAAAGCGTTTAACCAGAGTTCATCCCTTagtcaacatcagagaattcacactggcatgaaaccctatgaatgcagcgagtgtgggaaggccttcagGTGTAGCTCAGCTTTCATTAGACATCAGAGACTCCATGCTGGAGAGTAA
- the ZNF79 gene encoding zinc finger protein 79 isoform X2 translates to MLEEGVPPSSDTALPQEESTGEEGMAAGLLTAGPQEGWRHLVPTPRDRFKEGIPKKSRNLVLLGLPVSQSGVNSQLEQREGPWMLEGEDLRSSCPDWKIIPESPPEQASSEESSQDTNVEMAPGESDHRINELGKSFNLRPVLSPQQGVPTEVRPPRCETHTKSFKKNSKIIDPHRVKPYTCNECGKAFSYCSSLSQHQKSHTGEKPYECNECGKAFSQSSSLIQHQRIHTGEKPYKCSECGRAFSQNANLTKHQRTHTGEKPYKCSECDKAFSDCSALVQHQRIHTGEKPYECSDCGKAFRHSANLTNHQRTHTGEKPYKCSECGKAFSYCAAFIQHQRIHTGEKPYKCNACGKAFSQSANLTNHQRTHTGEKPYKCSECGKAFSQSTNLIIHQKTHTGEKPYKCNECGKFFSESSALIRHHIIHTGEKPYECSECGKAFNQSSSLSQHQRIHTGMKPYECSECGKAFRCSSAFIRHQRLHAGE, encoded by the exons GAGGGGTGGAGGCACCTGGTCCCCACTCCAAGGGACAGATTCAAGGAGGGGATACCAAAAAAGTCCAGGAACCTGGTCCTACTGG GACTTCCAGTTTCCCAGTCTGGCGTGAACTCCCAGTTGGAACAAAGGGAAGGCCCATGGATGTTGGAGGGAGAAGACCTACGAAGTTCCTGTCCAG ACTGGAAGATTATACCTGAATCACCACCAGAGCAAGCCAGTTCTGAAGAATCATCCCAAGACACAAATGTAGAGATGGCCCCCGGGGAGTCAGACCACAGGATCAATGAACTTGGGAAGAGCTTCAATCTGAGACCAGTCCTCTCTCCACAACAGGGAGTTCCGACAGAAGTGAGACCTCCCAGATGTGAAACACATACCAAGAGCttcaaaaaaaattccaaaataatagACCCTCACAGAGTGAAACCGTACAcatgtaatgaatgtggcaaagccttcagtTACTGTTCTTCCCTTTCTCAGCACCAGAAGagccacactggagagaagccctatgagtgcaatgaatgtgggaaggccttcagcCAGAGCTCCTCTCTCATTCAGCACCAGAgaattcacacaggagagaaaccttataaatgcagtgaatgtgggagAGCCTTCAGCCAAAACGCGAACCTCACAAAACACCAGCGAACTCATACCGGAGAAAAGCCCTACAAATGTAGTGAGTGTGATAAAGCCTTCAGTGACTGTTCAGCCCTCGTTCAGCATCAAAGAATTCATACCGGGGAGAAGCCCTATGAATGCAGTGACTGTGGGAAGGCCTTCCGTCATAGCGCAAATCTTACGAACCACCAGAGGACTCACACTGGGGAGAAGCCCTACAAATGTAGTgagtgtgggaaggccttcagtTACTGTGCAGCGTTCATTCAGCACCAGAGAATTCACACAggggagaaaccctacaaatgtaatgcatgtgggaaggccttcagcCAGAGTGCAAACCTCACAAACCATCAGAGGacgcacactggagagaaaccctacaagtgcagtgagtgtgggaaggccttcagcCAAAGCACAAATCTTATAATCCACCAAAAGacccacactggggagaagccatataaatgtaatgaatgtgggaaattctTCAGTGAGAGCTCAGCCCTTATTCGACATCATataattcacactggagaaaaaccttacGAGTGTAGTGAATGTGGAAAAGCGTTTAACCAGAGTTCATCCCTTagtcaacatcagagaattcacactggcatgaaaccctatgaatgcagcgagtgtgggaaggccttcagGTGTAGCTCAGCTTTCATTAGACATCAGAGACTCCATGCTGGAGAGTAA